In Mucilaginibacter boryungensis, a single window of DNA contains:
- the pnuC gene encoding nicotinamide riboside transporter PnuC, giving the protein MNLHPWIQLLTNQFQQTTFWEWAAVILSVAEVLLAKANNLWLYPTGIAGTLISIYVLLIAGLYAESALNVYYVVMSVYGWVYWIKKRDEPPVKISWATRSEWVITLLIVFVGWAVLYFILKNYTKSNVPLWDSWVSSTAWAGMWLLARRKLENWILLNVSNLFAIPLLFYKKLALFGLLTVFLFIVAFAGFYQWLEIWKKDRSKVSPSGGDLEGASL; this is encoded by the coding sequence ATGAATTTACATCCCTGGATACAGCTTTTAACCAACCAGTTCCAGCAAACTACTTTTTGGGAATGGGCCGCGGTGATTTTAAGCGTTGCTGAAGTTTTGCTGGCTAAGGCCAACAATTTATGGTTATATCCTACAGGTATTGCCGGTACGCTCATCAGTATTTACGTATTGCTAATAGCCGGCTTATATGCCGAATCGGCGCTGAATGTTTATTACGTGGTAATGAGTGTTTACGGCTGGGTGTATTGGATAAAAAAACGCGATGAACCACCGGTGAAAATTAGCTGGGCCACCCGCAGCGAGTGGGTGATTACCCTGCTGATAGTTTTTGTGGGCTGGGCAGTGTTGTATTTTATACTGAAAAATTACACCAAATCAAACGTGCCACTGTGGGATTCGTGGGTGTCTTCCACCGCCTGGGCAGGTATGTGGCTGCTGGCACGGCGCAAGCTGGAAAACTGGATACTGCTGAATGTATCTAACCTGTTTGCTATCCCTTTATTATTCTATAAAAAGCTGGCTTTGTTTGGTTTGCTTACTGTTTTCCTTTTTATAGTAGCATTTGCAGGTTTTTACCAATGGCTGGAAATTTGGAAGAAGGATAGAAGCAAAGTCTCCCCTTCCGGGGGAGATTTAGAGGGGGCTTCTTTATGA
- a CDS encoding acyl-CoA dehydrogenase family protein: MSFQAPHPSSFISPEVLAVIRDNAPEAEGLGQLHPAQLALVYQQQWFKLLVPKAYGGLETSLPDLVRLQEAISWADGSFGWVITLCCGAGWFGGFMEPVVAQQIYSTPGLCLAGSGAVSGTAELIDGYYKLNGTWKYASGAYHATHFTANCLIKENGETVSGPDGEPLVLPFIIDRKDVSLLPTWKYIGMIATGSHSFEMQDVVIRANRSFHIDAGYAKVDTKLYQYPFLQLAEATLAVNLSGMALHFVDLCKDVFEERIKLPKLTDGQRTLLRELLQSTTDELQFTRDGLFKAVDVSWEKPLNNCANELRAVTKTSRQLAITSRSAVDKLYPYCGLIAAAPDTEINRVWRDIHTAGQHALLTFVE, translated from the coding sequence ATGAGTTTTCAAGCCCCGCATCCTTCATCATTTATCAGTCCCGAAGTACTCGCCGTCATTCGCGATAACGCACCCGAGGCTGAAGGATTAGGTCAATTGCACCCCGCGCAATTAGCGCTGGTTTATCAGCAACAGTGGTTTAAACTATTGGTACCAAAAGCTTATGGAGGGCTGGAAACTTCACTGCCTGACCTGGTTCGTTTACAAGAAGCTATTAGCTGGGCCGATGGCAGCTTTGGCTGGGTAATTACCTTATGCTGTGGGGCAGGGTGGTTCGGGGGCTTTATGGAGCCAGTGGTAGCGCAACAGATATACAGTACACCCGGATTATGCCTGGCAGGCAGCGGTGCGGTAAGCGGCACGGCTGAGCTAATTGATGGTTACTACAAGCTAAACGGTACCTGGAAATATGCCAGCGGGGCTTATCATGCCACGCATTTTACAGCTAATTGCCTGATTAAAGAGAACGGTGAAACCGTATCTGGACCTGATGGTGAACCATTGGTATTGCCATTTATTATCGACAGGAAAGATGTGAGTTTGCTGCCTACCTGGAAATACATAGGCATGATAGCTACTGGCAGCCACTCGTTTGAAATGCAGGATGTGGTTATACGCGCCAATCGCAGTTTTCATATCGATGCCGGTTATGCCAAAGTCGACACTAAACTATATCAATACCCCTTCCTGCAACTGGCTGAGGCAACTTTGGCCGTAAATCTTTCCGGAATGGCCTTGCACTTTGTCGATCTTTGCAAGGATGTGTTTGAAGAGCGCATTAAGCTGCCTAAACTCACCGATGGGCAAAGAACGCTATTAAGAGAGTTGCTGCAATCAACTACCGATGAGTTACAATTTACCCGTGATGGACTATTTAAAGCCGTGGATGTATCGTGGGAAAAACCACTGAACAATTGTGCGAATGAATTAAGGGCAGTTACCAAAACCAGCCGCCAGTTAGCCATTACCTCACGTAGTGCGGTGGATAAGCTTTATCCATACTGCGGATTAATAGCTGCCGCCCCCGATACAGAGATTAACCGCGTATGGCGGGACATCCATACTGCTGGGCAGCATGCCCTGCTCACTTTTGTTGAGTAA
- the pafA gene encoding alkaline phosphatase PafA gives MRLRHLLLISCIFIAANISAQNKKKATATPVTETVPRPKLVVGIVIDQMRWDYLYRYYERYGQGGFKRLLNEGFRCENTTINYLPSATAVGHSSIFTGSVPAIHGIAGNDWVDQLTGKAAYCVSDSTVNSVGTASEEGKMSPRNLLASTITDELMLATNFRSKVVGVSLKDRASILPAGHSPTGAFWFDDATGRFITSTYYMQQLPAWVNNFNNANEPEKLTANDWNPLYPIPTYIQSSADNSIWEGKFAGETNTAFPHKIAELYKNRHVTIRSTPFGNTLTLDFAKAAIDAYKLGNNGTTDFLTINCASTDYVGHMFGLNAIETEDTYLRLDKDLAAFFSNLDAKVGKGNYLVFLTADHGATHSVEFAKAHNQPGGYWKQVDYKNKLNQMLEKKFKADNLVLSVIEYAVNFNVPKIEGQKLDYQAIKAVTVDFMKRDPNNLFAADMDKINDAAIPEIVRTKMINGYHYKRSGAVIVIPNAGYLQAGPTGTGHGEWNPDDTHIPLIFMGWNIKPGASYSDLHTTDIAPTVAALLHIQTPNGAIGQPITDLLKN, from the coding sequence ATGAGGCTCAGACACCTGCTATTAATTTCCTGTATATTTATTGCCGCAAACATTTCGGCACAAAACAAAAAGAAAGCAACTGCAACCCCGGTTACTGAAACCGTACCCCGCCCCAAACTGGTGGTAGGGATTGTAATAGACCAGATGCGCTGGGATTACCTTTACCGTTATTACGAACGTTATGGGCAAGGCGGCTTTAAACGCTTGTTAAACGAAGGTTTTCGTTGCGAGAATACTACCATCAATTACCTGCCCTCGGCTACTGCGGTAGGGCACTCATCTATTTTTACCGGCTCAGTCCCGGCTATACATGGCATTGCCGGTAACGACTGGGTTGACCAGCTAACGGGCAAAGCCGCTTACTGCGTGAGCGATAGCACTGTGAATAGCGTGGGCACAGCATCCGAAGAGGGTAAAATGTCGCCGCGTAACCTGTTAGCATCTACCATAACAGATGAATTGATGCTGGCCACCAACTTCCGGTCGAAGGTGGTGGGTGTTTCTTTAAAGGACAGGGCAAGCATCCTTCCGGCAGGCCATTCACCTACAGGTGCTTTTTGGTTTGACGATGCAACCGGTCGCTTTATTACCAGTACTTATTACATGCAGCAACTTCCTGCCTGGGTGAACAATTTTAATAACGCTAACGAACCAGAAAAACTGACCGCTAACGATTGGAACCCGCTTTATCCAATACCAACCTATATCCAAAGCAGTGCTGATAATTCAATTTGGGAAGGCAAATTTGCAGGCGAAACCAACACGGCATTTCCGCATAAAATAGCCGAACTTTATAAGAACCGCCACGTTACCATCCGCAGCACCCCGTTCGGCAACACGCTTACGCTTGATTTTGCAAAAGCTGCTATTGATGCTTATAAATTGGGCAATAACGGGACTACCGATTTCCTGACCATTAACTGCGCATCTACCGATTACGTGGGTCACATGTTTGGCTTAAACGCTATTGAAACCGAGGATACCTATTTACGCTTAGATAAGGACCTGGCCGCATTCTTCAGCAACCTTGATGCTAAAGTTGGCAAAGGCAATTACCTGGTTTTTCTTACCGCCGACCACGGGGCCACCCATTCGGTTGAATTTGCAAAAGCGCATAACCAGCCTGGCGGGTATTGGAAACAAGTCGACTATAAAAACAAGTTAAACCAAATGCTGGAGAAAAAATTTAAGGCAGATAACCTGGTGCTGTCGGTAATAGAATATGCGGTGAATTTTAATGTGCCGAAAATTGAAGGTCAGAAACTTGACTATCAGGCTATAAAAGCAGTCACGGTGGATTTTATGAAACGGGATCCTAACAACTTGTTTGCGGCCGATATGGATAAAATAAACGATGCAGCCATACCCGAAATTGTGCGCACAAAAATGATAAACGGATATCATTACAAACGTAGCGGTGCGGTTATCGTTATCCCTAACGCGGGTTATTTGCAGGCTGGCCCTACAGGCACAGGCCATGGCGAATGGAACCCCGATGATACACACATTCCGCTAATATTTATGGGCTGGAATATTAAGCCGGGCGCCAGTTATAGTGATCTGCATACAACGGATATAGCACCAACTGTGGCCGCGCTATTGCACATTCAAACACCTAACGGCGCTATCGGACAACCGATTACCGACCTGTTAAAAAACTAA
- a CDS encoding SDR family oxidoreductase produces MEDFSLKDKVIIVTGGTGILGGAFIKGIVSAGGAVGILGRNQQIAQERADEIVAAGGKAIALVADVMKEEELIAARDKVLAAFGRIDGLVNGAGGNMPGGVVQPDADVFKLNMDGLRQVMELNLWGTLIPTQVFGEAMVKTGKGSIVNISSMASQRVITKVLGYTLAKTAIDSYTRWFAVEMANRHGDKLRMNAIAPGFFLTEQNRTLLTQPDGGYTDRGNLVLKQTPFKRFGEPDELIGALLWLLSDSSKFVTGTVVNVDGGFAVNSGV; encoded by the coding sequence ATGGAAGATTTCTCATTAAAGGATAAAGTAATTATAGTTACCGGCGGCACCGGCATTTTAGGCGGGGCTTTTATAAAAGGCATTGTTTCAGCAGGCGGTGCGGTAGGCATTTTGGGGCGGAACCAACAAATTGCGCAGGAACGCGCTGACGAAATTGTAGCCGCAGGCGGCAAAGCCATTGCCCTGGTAGCCGATGTAATGAAAGAGGAAGAACTGATAGCTGCCCGCGATAAGGTTTTAGCTGCATTTGGCAGGATAGACGGACTGGTAAATGGCGCCGGCGGCAATATGCCCGGTGGTGTTGTTCAGCCTGATGCCGATGTATTTAAATTAAACATGGATGGCCTGCGCCAGGTAATGGAACTGAACCTTTGGGGCACTTTGATACCAACCCAGGTTTTTGGCGAGGCCATGGTGAAAACCGGTAAAGGCAGTATTGTAAATATATCAAGCATGGCATCGCAAAGGGTTATCACCAAGGTGCTGGGATACACCCTGGCCAAAACGGCTATCGACTCATACACCCGGTGGTTTGCGGTAGAAATGGCTAACCGGCATGGCGATAAATTGCGCATGAACGCTATTGCGCCCGGCTTTTTCCTGACCGAGCAAAACCGAACATTGTTAACCCAGCCCGATGGCGGCTATACCGACCGTGGTAACCTGGTATTAAAGCAAACGCCATTCAAACGCTTTGGCGAGCCCGATGAATTGATAGGCGCGCTACTTTGGTTGCTAAGTGATTCATCTAAATTTGTTACCGGTACAGTAGTAAACGTGGATGGTGGTTTTGCTGTGAATAGCGGGGTGTAA
- a CDS encoding FAD:protein FMN transferase produces MQIVKSIISNNLVHKKHVNLMGTPFEISVVAANNYWAEERIESAVAEIKRVDKLLTTLGADSQATLINHNAGVAPVKINGELFKLIERSLEIAGLTQGAFDITYGTNMGYLKVELNAADNTVFLKEKGMRIYFGGIAKGYAADRAKYVLQMEGVSSGVINAAGDLITWGLQPDGRQWTIGDADPDQRMKPYADFNISNMAVATSVKRSEDKANNSVCVMSTSAELAGAMTTPVNMLGIKVGTDLVNRLQQLACVFVDEYNQMFASKFMNALS; encoded by the coding sequence ATGCAAATCGTTAAGAGTATAATCAGCAATAACCTGGTTCACAAAAAGCATGTGAATTTAATGGGTACCCCGTTTGAGATAAGTGTGGTAGCGGCCAATAATTATTGGGCCGAGGAACGAATAGAAAGCGCAGTAGCAGAAATAAAACGTGTTGATAAACTGCTAACTACACTTGGTGCCGATAGCCAGGCAACCCTAATTAATCACAACGCTGGCGTTGCTCCCGTAAAAATTAATGGCGAACTTTTTAAACTGATAGAACGGTCGCTTGAAATAGCCGGGCTTACACAGGGTGCCTTTGATATTACTTATGGTACCAACATGGGGTATCTAAAGGTAGAACTTAACGCTGCCGATAACACCGTATTTTTAAAAGAAAAAGGTATGCGCATTTACTTTGGTGGTATTGCCAAAGGTTATGCTGCCGACCGTGCCAAATATGTTTTGCAAATGGAAGGTGTGAGCAGCGGTGTGATTAATGCTGCCGGCGACCTGATTACCTGGGGGCTGCAACCCGATGGCAGGCAGTGGACCATAGGCGATGCCGACCCGGACCAGCGCATGAAACCTTATGCTGATTTTAATATTAGTAATATGGCGGTGGCTACTTCGGTAAAACGTAGTGAAGACAAGGCAAATAACAGCGTGTGCGTAATGAGCACCAGCGCCGAATTGGCCGGCGCCATGACAACGCCCGTAAATATGCTGGGTATTAAGGTAGGTACCGATTTGGTTAACCGCCTGCAGCAACTGGCCTGTGTATTTGTTGACGAATACAACCAGATGTTTGCTTCGAAATTTATGAATGCTTTAAGCTAA
- a CDS encoding response regulator transcription factor, translating into MNVLIVEDEKALASELQIFLSGNNYLCETCYDGATASEKIGTNQYDFILIDLGLPDYDGLDLLKEAKQSNPEAACLILTARAELNDRIKGLDMGADDYLPKPFSLLELQSRMQAIMRRKFGIKHNLVSLGNFVIDLTDRTISYNNTLVNSITKKEFDLIGYMILHKNRTLTRPQLSEHIWGSVVNDDYDSNYIDAHIKNIRKKLNVYESPDWLETVRGLGYRINL; encoded by the coding sequence ATGAATGTTTTAATTGTAGAAGACGAAAAAGCATTAGCCAGCGAGCTGCAGATATTCCTGTCGGGTAATAATTACCTGTGCGAAACATGCTATGATGGTGCCACAGCCTCTGAAAAGATTGGCACTAACCAATATGATTTTATATTAATTGACCTGGGCCTGCCCGATTACGATGGCCTTGACCTGCTGAAAGAAGCAAAGCAAAGCAATCCCGAGGCTGCATGCCTGATCCTTACCGCACGTGCCGAATTGAACGACCGTATTAAGGGATTGGATATGGGGGCCGACGACTATCTACCCAAGCCATTCTCGCTGCTGGAATTACAGAGCCGCATGCAGGCTATTATGCGCCGCAAATTTGGCATTAAACATAATTTGGTATCGCTGGGCAATTTTGTTATCGACCTGACAGACCGTACCATTTCCTATAATAACACACTTGTAAACAGCATCACTAAAAAGGAATTCGACCTGATAGGCTACATGATATTGCACAAAAACCGTACGCTTACCCGTCCGCAATTGAGCGAGCATATATGGGGCAGCGTAGTTAATGATGATTACGATAGCAATTATATTGATGCGCATATTAAAAATATCCGTAAAAAATTAAACGTATACGAATCTCCCGACTGGCTGGAAACCGTTAGAGGTTTAGGCTACCGGATAAACCTGTAA